CCAATGAAACTTTGTCGTTCCTCAGATTATTCATGCCTTTTTAACCCtttgagtttattttttttaaaagaatatcaatgtggaaaattagaaaaatatatatgtactaAAAACTAgtgagtttagttttttttaatacgtTTTGCTAAGTTTCCAAGATTTGCTCATTTATAATGGATGGATTTGAGAGAAAGTCAATACATGAATCAGaatgatttgaaaataaaatttgtgttttcatttaaaatgatTTCATACGTATGCAATTatacttttcctttttctttaatttaaatttgttttccacTATTTCAAACAAtaacatacaaattttattaataatttattataataattaaattttttaattaaaaaaatatttacattttgttTTCCATTAATTTTAgctaaatacattttattttgtattcatttaccaataaaaacaaaattgtaattgtatattttaatgcattaaaacatttttttattcctcCTGGCTATCAaatcatttacaatttttataaactttactTTGTTCATTTACACTATCAAATCtcgtaaaagaaaaaacaccactttatattttattttctctcaaatcatataaatttgttttatatttataatgcTTATCAACACTTTTTTCCCCTTAAACTCATTATTTTGCTTTAGGAAATTACACCATAGCATCgtactatttatattaattatttattaacttttgtttaattaggaatttgatttttgaatatAGGTTTATGATTTACATCGGtcactatatattttttactcaattaAACTCAACAATTGTTAAATAGAGTAAATTAAATCACCATTATTGAAAGATGTTATGTGTCAAAAATTAGAAAGTGATatgtcaaacttcagaggatgTTACAGATCTCAACTTAGAGAATaacttaaattttgatataaaacactttgaaataatattattattagtttaactAGGATGACAATGTAGACAGCCAGATCCATTTAAGTATGTCCCGTACTTGACccacaatatttttaaatatatgaagcaaattactaattaaatttattttattttttaacataataaatttaatgtatgTTCTTTCACAAAAAACGAgtctttcaaaataaatgcaaaagtccaaataaaatattatcagaacataattcaaaatatgttgtttaaaattattacataaattttcacatgtattacaatataaaatttcttcaaaaatataaaataatgttttctcCAAATTGTAAATTTGATTACTATTCATTTGCAATTCCTTATCTGGTAATTCATTTACACTATCATTACACTTATAACcagtaatgaaaataaaagtaagtctaaaatcaaacacaacaaatataactattaaaaaaaatcatcttacacaatattttcaatcaacttaactattcaataaatttatttaatttatttttaactttccAAAAAGCCTAAGATTTCAAGTAAAATactatattaaagtttattcaTACTTACTTTGTGATATCTTTCATAAAATACTTTTCAGATCAAAATCTTATATATACATacgtatatatttataacattcttttttttttttcacttttcattttctaagtttactcttaaatattattttaaaaattaattattttataattagtttatctttaaccatttttttaaactttttattttgaccattattctaaattttttttaacagttattttatttaataactattttaaaatttttatttatattttaaaaataaatattattaattttataaaaattaaaaaaatgtgggtACACAGACGTGACAATGTATTCgttagtataaatatatatatatatatatatatacttttttttctttttcatttttaatttttaatttattcaagattATTATCTCAATGATATAatttagttcatttttttttaaacttataaatatatttattttaatgttattaattataataattttatttatttatttttaacgtCGGTTAACTAAACTAAATCGAAACTAAATCGAAATTTATTGGATAATTATGACGTGTCTATACTTTTGCGTCCAGTTCGATTTTAACAagggaaataaaatttaattgttattatttctcTTAATTATTGATGCGTTGTTATTAACTTAACATTGTTTTTCAGTAAACTTGTCATTCTACGGccaatttattttctcttatgaaaaaatatatattttctaaattgttattattattttggatatatatatatatatatatatatatatatatatactttttactttttaactaaaaataaattaacaataacaatagcctgtatatgtatgtatgtaaaattaaattaatactttaGAAAAAATACGGGTCCTTACATCTACAATGGCTGGCACATTCTTCAGTTATTAAAATAGAGGCAGGTCATAGTTAGAAATGCAATGGGCTAATGACTAACAATTCTGATGAAACTAAGCTATTGATGACGTTCCCATTGACAAAGTTTAAACAACTTTTTATGTGTCTATCTTTCAACGTTGCTGCTGTAGGTAAATCCTTCTTCAGAGGCAACAAACACCTTATTTAGAATCATGGCTAATCGAATTCCACCTTGAGCAATTCGTTTCATAACAAATGGCATCCTCGAGTCAAAGTAATCATCTACAAAAACATCACCAGCACAAACTCATCACACAAAATCCTTTAACTTTCTAATGACTTTGCTTGCAGTTTCATGAATTAACTGTTTAGCATCTAACTATTTCCTTAAATAACTGGTTGCTGAAATGTTTACCTGCCAGAGTTGTTCCAGGTTTGACACCTTCGTAACCCCATTTGCAAGCAATTTCTATGCTCTCTTTGGCCCAACTATATGATTCCAAAAATTGAGGACTGTGATTATTAACAGCAAGAGGAAAAGAGAAAGTTGGAGCCGAAGGTGACAGAGAAAGAACTCACTCGTTTACACACTGAGAGATATCATTACAATGTTTCCAAGATGAAATATCATCTACCCAGATTCCCTGCATACAGcacacaaaaatattttcttttcatttgaaatCAATCAAAGAATTCACGTGTTTAATCAACAATTTAGTCTTACATTTGTGTAGTTCCTCTGAATgtcttggagaaggaggctcaCATCCTTATCATAATAGTCTGCTAGTGCAGTGAGAATAATTTCTCTGTCCCACACCTAGTTACATACAACCAAATCAATAGTTTAATGCATATACAAGTAATTTGTGACTGCATAATGGAGATGAGGTTGAAGTTACATCATACATACATGATGCAGATTAGATTTATGCCTGAACCAGCGTAGTTCTATCGTGTTTCCTCCTTCGTCAGTGGTGAATCCAACATGCATTGGCTTAAAAGACAAGTGCCCAAAAAGCTTGGTTAAAAGGAACAGTAGAACGGTATTTAAGAAACTTCACCAGACTTTGAAAAGCTTGTCACATATACCTGATGAATATCTCCCATGAAGTGTGACAAGAACAACAACGCCTCGGTCATATTATCTGTAAGATACAAAAACTAAAGGCATTGAATGAAACCATCAAGGAGAACATAcaaacattaagaaaaaaagtattttttttcaaaatttgactCCTTACATCGGTGATCATCGGATATCCCCTCTTTGTAATGCATGAGTTGAGAAGTGAAATTTTTGACAGCACCAGCAACGCACATATCCTCCACCCCATGGGAATCATGGCAGTCTCCTATGATAACAAACGACAACAAATTATAGCATAATTCAAAGGTTTAATGAGAACATATGACAAGAAGTGTTTAACTTTACTTGAATACTGAAAGGAACAAGCATTATCCGGTGTGTCAATGAAATGAAGAGGACTTGTCCACCTATATTTGTACCAGTGTCTGATTTCGTCAGGCCACACGCAAAGGGCTGATAAGTTACCTTTGGCATAGTCAGGTAGCAAACGGTTCACTGCTTCTGATGCCTCAGCCTCTAAAAGTGCCTATTTATCAAAAACCAAGATTGTGTTGTGGTGTTGGCCAAGTGAGGTGCGTTCTTGTTTAACAGATTggaattgaatttcaaattttacctGTGCAATTTGGCATGTCATGACATGACCCTCTTTGCTCCAGCCAAGGGCACTAGGCACTCCAATCAGAGCTGAACTAAAGAACAAGACAAATCCAAATGGAACAAGAGACACCCACAAACCTCTATGTCTACCCATCTCTTCGCTAAATTCCCAGTTGTGGGCAAATTCTTCATGATGGaacattatatacatatatatatatatatatatatatagagagagagagagagagattcaTATGATTGTGTTGAAAGAACACCTAACACATAACACGGTTTTTGATTGAGTGCAAGATTCCAATATTTATCTTCAAAGTATGTCCAAGTTGAGTTCTATTGTACAAGCAAGGTGAGGTGTTATATTCAGAGTTTAGAGTTTTTTGCTTATGGCACACTGCTACCCACAAACAATCAGTAACTCGATAGTTGTCACATGGGAAAATCATAAAACTAAACTTTTACAACTTCATTTTAAAAGTGACATTTTCTAATTAGTTTAAaagtatagaaaaataaaaaaataaaaaatagaagatcacttaaaaaatatcgcatcaaataagttattaaaatttaattattaaaaaatcattttctttttcatataacGATATAGAGCACGTGCTTcggtttttattattaaattttattaatagaatACAATAACAAAGTGTGATGCACTGATAAAGGGTATTTCAGTATTTTTAAACGATTGAGGGGGTGCAGGAACTTAATAAGCCCAGGGTCCATTGTAGAATAGAAAGGCCCAGTAACCCACTTGAAAGAATTAAAACCCTAGGCCAATCCATATGTACATTCAATAAATAGGAGATAGACAGAGAAACCCTAGAAAGCCGCGGCAAGAgggtgtgtgtgagagagagagggagagctAGAGACGATGAAGTTCAACCCAAGAGTATCGAGCAGCCGCCGCAAGAGCCGGAAGGCTCACTTCACCGCGCCGTCTAGCGTGCGGCGGGTGTTGATGAGCGCTCCTCTCTCGGCGGAGCTCCGGTCCAAGTACAACGTTCGCTCGATTCCGGTGAGGAAAGAGGACGAGGTGCAGGTCGTTCGTGGAACGTACAAGGGGCGCGAGGGGAAGGTGACTCAGGTGTACCGTCGCAAGTGGGTCATTCACATCGAGCGCATCACTCGTGAGAAGGTTAACGGGTCCACCGTCAACGTAGGAATCCACCCTTCCAAGGTTGTGGTGACGAAGCTGAAACTGGACAAGGATCGCAAGGCCATTCTCGATCGCAAGGCGAAGGGTCGCGCGGCCGCTGATAAGGAGAAGGGCACCAAGTTCGCACCCGAAGACATCATGCAAACCGTCGATTAATCTCTTTATCATATAAACCAGTGTTTTGTAGCGTTTCTCTATCTTAAATATTCATTATCCTTTTTgaaagtttttgttttcttaagtTAATCAAACCATATTTATCCTTTTATGTTCTACGCGCTTAATAGCTCCTGCCCATTTCTATCAGTATGTTATTTTTGCTTGAATTTCCGTTTTATTCTACTCTGAATTTTAACATGCCTGTTAACAGATGTAGTTATATCTCGAAACTATCTATTGTGCATCTGTGTTGTTAACGTAGTTAGAATATCCAATTGTATCATTTCTGGGATTGTTATTCATATTTGGATGTAGTACACAGTTTGCTTCAAAATGTGATTGTGATTTGAATTTGTTGTTTTAATGGTTTGTTTATACGGTGCTGTGGATGATGAGATATTTAATTTACAGTTATCCCTGTCTGATGTAGCAGGTGATGAAGTTTTGTAATCTGACCAGCACTGTTAGGTTAAATGTTTAGTTATAACAATTTGGGTAGTGGGCTTTGATGAATATGTCCTTTGTTTGAATTAAGGTGTGCACTTCTGCTTATGAATGAACGATGAAGATGAATATGTACTGTCAATTtgtcatttatttataaaattaaacctTGTTATAAAACTGAATATTGGGAAGTCTTATATTGGGTGTTAGTTCAAGGTATTGACTTGGGATCAATCCTCCTACTCCCTTGTGTTAGTGAAATCTTGTTTGATGTGCTATTTGTGTTGAAGTTTTGTTTGTAAGTTGTACTAGGGAATGAGGTATGATTGATTCTATTAATTCAGTGTTGACAAATGTCGTTGCTATGTATCCTTACCTTTATATTTTAGCTTTGTCTGATATGAAGACGTTGATATTAGGCTCTAGAGTTTTACATGATTTGATCACATGAATGGCAAGTGAAGTGATCAAACTTTCATATTGTgtgatattgattattttttctcCCCGTGTTACAGTAAAATATGAATGTATTCAGTGGGGTTGAAACTCCTTGATATAACATACTCCGTTATGCCATAAACACCTGCTAAAATGTgcaaaaataacttatttatgaTTCTCCAAATTGTCAATTCCGAATTTATGTTTCTCAGAACATTCATTCAAATATATCTGAGTAATTGACCCCATGTATCATTTTTGTattgaattattattgttttgaaatatatttttcgaAGTGGAGTGATGCTTTTATACCTCAAGTTTTACTTAAGCAATGTAGTTAGTAATTTTGTTATCTATAAAATGTGTTTTGGATGAAGTGAGGGATTGTTTATATGCTTTGTTTATTGGTATAAGACGCattggaaaataatttaataaacaaatttcattGTCATCAGTTGTTAGTTACTTTCAAAATTGTTTAACTTTAGAGtatgcatttttaatttaaacctTGTGTCAATCAAGTTTCTTACTATAGGCCAGTGTCAATTGTCATCTGTTCTTAGTAAACTATTGGCATCGTTTTGGAGGATTAGGATAGTTATTATACGACCAactaataaacatatttttcctAATTTTGTACGTATGGATTGCTATAGCTTGAAATTTATAGTGGTAATTGGTTGACACATTTTTGTAAAGATATTATTGAAGTTCTACAGTCGTGTCTGTTTGTAATGAAGGCGAATGCTCTTAAATctgtataaattaattaatattgatatttttgtttgaatgagTATTGAATGTCGTGTTTATACATTTCTTGTAATTTTACATACAGTATTTGTTGTGACTGTCCACTAATTTCAACTAGTGGCGTGTAATCTTCTTGCTGTAAAAGGCAAATTATTCACATTGATACCGTAATAATAAGAGTTCGGTGTAGAGAATCCTTGTGTGGAATacgtaaataaatattataaaaataaattaaataataaattaaagaataatttagtccttaattttttgaaatatatcgatttaattatttttattagattttgttaagtttatttgacaatGTATTTcacaattatatttaacttaacattataaataatataattggtACGTATTTCGAAATATGTATGTATTGTGAATAATAATTGACTAAATTTGATTAATCagatgaatgattaaattgatctatagttaattttgaaatgtactaattttaaaatttactgaaagatCCTAAATTAAACCGTAACTGAGAGGTAAAATTATTGGAATTGATACTATAATTTGAAATTGTGTAGGGAATTTTCGTTGTTCTCTCCAACTGTGTATAATTTTTCTTGAGATGGACCCATTTATATGGTAGAGGCATATATCATCATCTATCCGTAACACTTTTgaagaatttttattataaaaaattcgAATAGTAACATTTACATTTATCCAATTAAATCTATGTCCAATCTATTTTGATGAAGGCATATTATGATCTCTCAGGTTATCTATATACTCAACACTTAGTAGTAATTTTGGTTAgggttttaaatatttagaaatccGGATTTGTTcccataatttaaaatttatcgtTGGGTAAAACTTTTGGTGGGAAAACAATGCTACAATTAGCAGATGTTATTAGTATATGTTATGATACGaagaaggaaaatgatttttgaaaactaaaattgacAACTTAggtgtatttataatttttgtgcaATTTTAAATGTAGTATAATAAATCGTGAGTAAGGAAGCAGAGGGTTTTGTCTAAAAAAGCGTGCAGACGGaagggaagaagatgaaggcCATAGTGATTACGAGTCCGGGAGGTCCTGAAGTGCTGCAGCTTCAAGAAGTTGAAGATCCCCAACTCCGAGATGACGAGGTTCTCATCGGAGTCCACGCTACTGCCCTTAACAGAGCCGATACCCTCCAGAGGAAGGGCTTCCACCCTCCCCCTAAGGGTGCTAGTCCCTACCTGGGTCTTGAATGTTCCGGAACAGTCCTATCCATCGGTAAAAACGTTTCCAAGTGGAAAATCGGCGATCAGGTATTCCTAACCTAATTCCCttttcctctgtcactgtttcACTGTCACTAACTATTATTAATTCACAGGTCTGTGCTCTTCTCGCCGGAGGAGGTTATGCCGAGAAAGTTGCTGTTCCCTCCGGGCAAGTGCTTCCGATTCCACCAGGTGTTTCCCTCACGGATGCAGCTAGTTTTCCTGAGGTTGCATGCACTGTGTGGTCTACTATTTTCATGACGAGTCGTTTATCTCAAGGGGAAACCCTGTTGGTATTTCATCATACCCTtaattctatattattattattattattattgttattatca
This portion of the Vigna unguiculata cultivar IT97K-499-35 chromosome 6, ASM411807v1, whole genome shotgun sequence genome encodes:
- the LOC114187473 gene encoding endonuclease 1, encoding MYIMFHHEEFAHNWEFSEEMGRHRGLWVSLVPFGFVLFFSSALIGVPSALGWSKEGHVMTCQIAQALLEAEASEAVNRLLPDYAKGNLSALCVWPDEIRHWYKYRWTSPLHFIDTPDNACSFQYSRDCHDSHGVEDMCVAGAVKNFTSQLMHYKEGISDDHRYNMTEALLFLSHFMGDIHQPMHVGFTTDEGGNTIELRWFRHKSNLHHVWDREIILTALADYYDKDVSLLLQDIQRNYTNGIWVDDISSWKHCNDISQCVNDWAKESIEIACKWGYEGVKPGTTLADDYFDSRMPFVMKRIAQGGIRLAMILNKVFVASEEGFTYSSNVER
- the LOC114189130 gene encoding 60S ribosomal protein L26-1-like translates to MKFNPRVSSSRRKSRKAHFTAPSSVRRVLMSAPLSAELRSKYNVRSIPVRKEDEVQVVRGTYKGREGKVTQVYRRKWVIHIERITREKVNGSTVNVGIHPSKVVVTKLKLDKDRKAILDRKAKGRAAADKEKGTKFAPEDIMQTVD